A region of Maridesulfovibrio sp. DNA encodes the following proteins:
- the rpsS gene encoding 30S ribosomal protein S19 yields the protein MPRSLKKGPFIDDHLLKKVVKAQESGDRKVIQTWSRRSTIIPEMVGLTFAVHNGRKFIPVFVTENMVGHKLGEFSPTRTYYGHAADKKSKAKR from the coding sequence ATGCCAAGATCACTGAAAAAAGGCCCGTTTATTGACGATCATCTGCTTAAAAAGGTCGTAAAAGCTCAGGAATCAGGTGACCGCAAGGTTATCCAGACCTGGTCCCGTCGCTCAACTATCATTCCCGAAATGGTAGGTTTGACCTTCGCAGTACATAATGGCCGTAAGTTTATTCCTGTCTTCGTGACCGAAAACATGGTAGGACATAAGTTGGGCGAATTCTCCCCCACCCGTACCTACTACGGCCACGCTGCAGATAAGAAAAGCAAGGCCAAACGCTAG
- the rplB gene encoding 50S ribosomal protein L2: MATRKLKPTSPGRRFQTISTFEEITKSTPEKSLTKGLTKKAGRNNNGRVTSRRRGGGVKRLYRIIDFKRNKVEVPATVASIEYDPNRSARIALLHYADGEKRYILCPVGLNKGDMILAGEKADIKPGNALLLKNIPVGTIVHNIELYPGKGGQFCRAAGTYAQLIAKEGKYALLRMPSGEVRKVLATCCATVGQVGNIHHENITLGKAGRNRWLGRRPKVRGVAMNPIDHPLGGGEGRSSGGRHPVSPWGMPAKGYKTRSKKKPSSKLIVKRRGQR, translated from the coding sequence ATGGCTACTCGTAAACTGAAGCCGACCTCGCCGGGTCGCCGGTTCCAGACTATCTCCACCTTTGAGGAGATTACCAAGTCTACTCCGGAAAAGTCCCTTACCAAGGGTCTGACCAAGAAGGCCGGTAGAAACAATAACGGCCGGGTTACTTCTCGTCGTCGTGGCGGTGGCGTTAAACGTCTTTACCGTATCATCGACTTCAAACGTAATAAAGTTGAAGTACCCGCAACTGTTGCTTCAATCGAATATGATCCCAACAGGTCCGCACGCATCGCTCTGCTTCACTACGCAGACGGTGAAAAGCGCTACATTCTTTGTCCTGTAGGACTGAACAAGGGTGATATGATTCTGGCTGGTGAAAAAGCCGATATCAAACCCGGTAACGCTCTCCTGCTGAAGAACATTCCTGTTGGTACTATCGTTCACAATATCGAATTGTATCCCGGAAAAGGTGGACAGTTCTGCCGCGCTGCCGGTACCTATGCACAGCTCATTGCTAAAGAAGGCAAATATGCTCTTCTGCGCATGCCTTCCGGCGAAGTCCGCAAGGTGCTCGCTACTTGCTGTGCAACCGTAGGTCAGGTTGGTAACATCCACCACGAAAACATTACCCTCGGTAAAGCTGGCCGTAACCGCTGGCTGGGTCGCAGACCTAAAGTTCGTGGTGTTGCCATGAACCCGATCGATCACCCCCTCGGTGGTGGTGAAGGTCGCAGTTCCGGTGGTAGACACCCCGTTTCTCCTTGGGGTATGCCTGCTAAGGGATACAAGACCCGCAGTAAGAAGAAACCTTCTTCCAAGCTCATCGTTAAACGCCGCGGGCAGAGGTAG
- the rplW gene encoding 50S ribosomal protein L23, whose amino-acid sequence MDYTQILIKPVISEKATDIKEAANQVAFYVLPSANKTEVKKAVESAFDVKVDSVRIVRKRPGLRRKFGRVVGKLSGYKKAYVKLSEGEKIEFFEGV is encoded by the coding sequence ATGGACTATACTCAGATTCTTATCAAACCGGTAATATCGGAAAAGGCTACTGACATTAAGGAAGCAGCCAATCAGGTTGCCTTCTACGTGCTGCCTTCTGCCAACAAGACTGAAGTCAAAAAAGCAGTTGAATCTGCTTTTGACGTCAAGGTTGATTCCGTACGTATCGTACGTAAAAGACCTGGTCTTCGCAGAAAGTTCGGCCGTGTTGTCGGCAAATTGTCCGGCTACAAGAAAGCTTACGTTAAGCTTTCCGAAGGCGAAAAAATCGAATTCTTCGAAGGAGTTTAA
- the rplD gene encoding 50S ribosomal protein L4, whose protein sequence is MATITIYDQTKKEVGSMDLAPEVFEVPVKPEILHLVVRSQLAAKRQGTHATKTRGMKRGGGAKPWRQKGTGRARSGSTRSPLWRGGGTTFGPQPRDYSFKVNKKVRRLALRMALTSRFSEEKMMVVKNIDLPEIKTKLFVEVAEALGLEKALVVVKDADNKLLLSARNIPGIKLITADQLNVYDILKARQLVMLENAAQDLQERLK, encoded by the coding sequence ATGGCTACCATTACTATATATGATCAAACTAAAAAGGAAGTCGGGAGCATGGATCTGGCTCCGGAAGTTTTCGAAGTTCCGGTCAAGCCTGAAATCCTGCATCTCGTAGTACGTTCCCAGCTTGCAGCCAAACGTCAGGGTACTCATGCCACCAAAACTCGTGGTATGAAACGTGGCGGTGGTGCTAAGCCTTGGCGTCAGAAGGGCACCGGTCGTGCTCGTTCAGGCTCCACACGTTCACCCCTGTGGCGTGGTGGTGGAACTACTTTCGGTCCCCAGCCCCGCGACTACTCCTTCAAGGTTAATAAAAAGGTCCGCCGTCTTGCTCTCAGGATGGCTCTTACTTCCAGATTCAGCGAAGAAAAGATGATGGTTGTAAAGAACATCGACCTGCCCGAGATTAAGACTAAGCTCTTCGTTGAAGTTGCTGAAGCTCTTGGTCTTGAAAAAGCCTTGGTCGTTGTCAAGGACGCAGATAACAAACTCCTCCTTTCTGCGAGGAACATCCCCGGCATTAAGCTTATCACTGCCGATCAGCTGAATGTTTATGACATTCTGAAAGCTCGTCAGCTGGTAATGCTTGAGAACGCAGCACAGGATCTGCAGGAGAGGTTGAAATAG
- the rplC gene encoding 50S ribosomal protein L3 yields MAKTIGLLGKKLGMTRVFADDGSIVPVTVLEVGPCPVMQVKTEDKEGYNAIQLGYDALPERKVNKPAKGHQEKAGKGYFRHLREFPLESVADYELGQEISVDIFAAGEKVKVTGTSKGKGFQGVMKRWNFAGSRASHGAEKVHRSPGSIGHATFPGKVFKGKKMPGQMGNERVTVSNIEIVDVRADENVLVVKGQVPGPKNGLVMIRKTS; encoded by the coding sequence ATGGCAAAAACTATCGGTTTACTCGGTAAAAAACTGGGCATGACCCGCGTCTTTGCGGACGACGGTTCTATCGTGCCTGTCACTGTTCTCGAAGTAGGTCCTTGCCCTGTAATGCAGGTTAAGACTGAAGATAAGGAAGGCTACAACGCCATCCAGCTCGGCTACGACGCTCTTCCCGAGCGCAAGGTTAACAAACCCGCGAAAGGCCATCAGGAAAAAGCCGGTAAAGGCTACTTCCGTCACCTTCGTGAGTTTCCCCTTGAGTCTGTAGCTGACTACGAACTGGGCCAGGAAATTTCCGTGGACATCTTTGCCGCAGGTGAAAAGGTAAAAGTTACCGGCACCTCAAAGGGTAAAGGTTTCCAGGGTGTAATGAAGCGCTGGAACTTTGCTGGTTCCCGTGCGTCCCACGGTGCTGAAAAGGTACACCGTTCTCCTGGTTCCATCGGCCACGCTACTTTCCCTGGCAAAGTATTCAAAGGCAAAAAAATGCCCGGTCAGATGGGTAACGAGCGCGTTACTGTTTCCAACATTGAAATCGTAGACGTTCGTGCAGACGAAAACGTTCTCGTGGTTAAGGGACAGGTTCCCGGACCTAAGAACGGTCTCGTTATGATCCGTAAGACCAGCTAG
- the rpsJ gene encoding 30S ribosomal protein S10, with amino-acid sequence MVSMTSDRIRIKLKAYDYRILDKAVTEIVDTARNTGAAIAGPIPLPTQISRTTIQRSVHVDKKSREQFEMRIHKRLLDILEPTQQTVDALGKLSLPAGVDVEIKL; translated from the coding sequence ATGGTTTCTATGACTAGTGATCGTATCAGGATCAAGCTCAAGGCATACGACTACCGTATCCTTGATAAAGCAGTTACCGAGATTGTGGATACTGCCCGCAATACCGGAGCTGCTATCGCAGGTCCCATCCCGCTGCCTACACAGATCAGCCGTACTACCATTCAGCGTTCTGTACACGTAGACAAAAAGTCTCGTGAGCAGTTTGAGATGAGAATCCACAAGCGTCTGCTTGATATTCTTGAACCCACCCAGCAGACCGTTGACGCACTCGGCAAGCTTAGCCTGCCCGCTGGTGTTGACGTTGAAATCAAGCTGTAA
- the fusA gene encoding elongation factor G, producing MAHIDAGKTTTTERILFYTGVSHKIGEVHDGEATMDWMVQEQERGITITSAATTCMWKDHRVNIIDTPGHVDFTMEVERALRVLDGAVAVFDAVAGVEPQSETVWRQADRYKVPRMAFVNKMDRIGADFFRCVEMLKDRLGAKAVPLQIPIGAEDEYQGAVDLITGKAFIYTDVMGKDYSIEDIPADLMDKYEAMRLEMIEAIAEEDEELLDKYLGGEELTPEEIIKGIRTATINLTICPVLCGTAFKNKGVQPLLDAVVDYLPSPLDIKAIVGIDPHSEKEIKCPCDDDLPLAALSFKLMTDPFVGHLTFLRLYSGKIESGATFINGATGKKERIGRLLKMHANKREEIKEAYAGDIVAAVGLKNMATGDTLCEQKNAVVLESLDIPEPVIEVAIEPKTKADRDLLSQGLAKLAKEDPSFRVKGDEETGQTLIAGMGELHLEVIVDRLLREFNVNANVGAPRVAYRETITKQVEVDHKYAKQSGGRGQYGHVVVTIEPNKEAEYEFVDEIKGGVIPKEYIPAVDRGIHDAMKNGVIAGYPLVDIKATLTFGSYHDVDSSEQAFYIAGSMALKEAVKKAAPQLLEPIMSVEVVTPEEYLGDVMGDLNGRRGRVGSMEARANAQVVKCDVPLSEMFGYATDLRSKTQGRATFTMQFDHYEPVPASIAEELINKN from the coding sequence ATGGCCCACATTGATGCGGGTAAGACTACCACTACAGAGCGCATCCTTTTCTATACTGGTGTTTCTCATAAAATCGGTGAAGTTCATGACGGCGAAGCCACCATGGACTGGATGGTTCAGGAACAGGAACGCGGCATTACCATTACCAGTGCTGCAACTACCTGTATGTGGAAAGATCACCGCGTCAACATTATTGATACTCCCGGTCACGTTGACTTCACTATGGAAGTTGAGCGTGCGCTGCGCGTACTTGACGGCGCAGTAGCCGTTTTCGACGCAGTTGCCGGTGTTGAACCTCAGTCTGAAACTGTATGGCGTCAGGCTGATAGATATAAAGTTCCCCGTATGGCTTTCGTTAACAAGATGGACCGTATCGGAGCAGACTTCTTCCGTTGTGTAGAAATGCTCAAGGACCGTCTCGGCGCAAAAGCCGTTCCCCTTCAGATTCCTATCGGAGCTGAAGATGAATATCAGGGTGCAGTTGACCTTATCACTGGTAAGGCATTCATCTACACCGACGTCATGGGCAAGGATTATTCCATTGAGGATATTCCTGCCGACCTGATGGATAAATACGAAGCCATGCGCCTCGAAATGATCGAAGCCATTGCTGAAGAAGATGAAGAACTTCTTGATAAATACCTCGGAGGAGAAGAACTCACCCCCGAAGAAATCATCAAGGGTATCCGTACAGCAACAATCAATCTGACCATCTGCCCTGTTCTTTGCGGTACCGCTTTCAAGAACAAAGGTGTTCAGCCCCTGCTTGACGCTGTCGTGGATTATCTTCCTTCTCCGCTTGATATTAAAGCTATTGTTGGTATTGATCCTCACAGTGAAAAGGAAATTAAGTGTCCTTGTGATGATGATCTTCCTCTCGCAGCTCTTTCCTTCAAGCTCATGACCGACCCCTTTGTCGGTCACCTTACCTTCCTGCGCCTGTACTCCGGTAAAATTGAATCCGGTGCTACTTTCATCAACGGCGCAACTGGTAAAAAAGAGCGTATTGGTCGTCTGCTGAAGATGCATGCCAACAAGCGTGAAGAAATCAAGGAAGCATACGCTGGTGACATCGTAGCTGCTGTTGGTCTCAAAAACATGGCTACCGGTGACACTCTTTGTGAGCAGAAAAATGCAGTTGTACTCGAATCCCTCGATATTCCCGAGCCTGTAATCGAAGTTGCAATTGAACCCAAGACCAAGGCTGACCGCGATCTGCTCAGTCAGGGGCTTGCAAAGCTCGCTAAGGAAGACCCCTCTTTCCGCGTTAAAGGTGACGAGGAAACCGGTCAGACTCTTATTGCAGGTATGGGCGAACTTCACCTCGAAGTTATCGTTGACCGCCTGCTCCGTGAGTTCAATGTTAACGCAAACGTCGGTGCTCCCCGCGTTGCTTACCGCGAAACTATCACCAAGCAGGTGGAAGTTGACCATAAGTACGCAAAGCAGTCCGGTGGTCGTGGTCAGTACGGTCACGTTGTCGTTACCATCGAGCCCAACAAAGAAGCTGAATACGAATTCGTCGACGAAATTAAAGGCGGCGTAATTCCGAAAGAATACATTCCCGCAGTTGACCGTGGTATCCACGATGCAATGAAGAACGGTGTTATCGCCGGCTACCCGCTCGTAGACATCAAGGCCACACTGACCTTCGGTTCCTACCACGATGTTGACTCCTCCGAGCAGGCGTTCTACATCGCCGGTTCTATGGCGCTGAAGGAAGCTGTTAAGAAAGCTGCTCCCCAGTTGCTCGAGCCCATCATGTCTGTTGAAGTTGTTACTCCTGAAGAGTACCTCGGCGACGTCATGGGTGACCTTAATGGTCGCCGTGGCCGTGTCGGTTCCATGGAAGCCCGTGCTAATGCACAGGTTGTTAAGTGCGACGTTCCTCTGAGCGAAATGTTCGGTTATGCAACTGACCTCCGCTCCAAGACTCAGGGCCGTGCTACTTTTACCATGCAATTCGACCATTACGAGCCTGTTCCTGCTTCCATTGCTGAAGAGCTGATCAATAAAAATTAG
- the rpsG gene encoding 30S ribosomal protein S7, producing MPRKGPVSKRQILPDPVYGSQLATKFMNRLMYDGKKSVSENIFYQALEFLGDKTQEDPIKAFEKAVENVKPHVEVKSRRVGGATYQVPVEVRPDRQVSLAIRWLINYARSRGEKGMVARLSGEFLDAYNKRGGAVKKKEDTHRMAEANKAFAHYRW from the coding sequence ATGCCTCGTAAAGGTCCGGTATCCAAAAGACAAATTCTTCCCGATCCGGTATACGGATCCCAGCTCGCAACCAAGTTCATGAACAGACTCATGTACGACGGTAAGAAGAGTGTGTCTGAAAATATATTCTACCAAGCTCTTGAATTCCTCGGTGACAAAACTCAGGAAGATCCGATCAAGGCTTTTGAAAAGGCAGTGGAAAACGTTAAGCCTCACGTGGAAGTAAAGTCCCGCCGAGTCGGTGGTGCTACTTATCAGGTGCCTGTTGAAGTCCGTCCCGATCGTCAGGTTTCTCTGGCTATCAGATGGCTGATCAACTACGCACGTTCCAGAGGTGAGAAGGGCATGGTCGCCCGTCTTAGCGGTGAGTTCCTCGATGCTTACAACAAGCGCGGCGGAGCTGTGAAGAAAAAGGAAGACACCCATCGTATGGCCGAAGCCAACAAGGCTTTTGCTCACTACCGTTGGTAA
- the rpsL gene encoding 30S ribosomal protein S12, whose amino-acid sequence MPTINQLIRKGREKQLKRKKTPALQACPQRRGVCTRVYTTTPKKPNSALRKVARVRLTNAIEVTAYIGGEGHNLQEHSVVLIRGGRVKDLPGVRYHIVRGSLDTAGVADRRQGRSKYGAKRPK is encoded by the coding sequence ATGCCAACCATCAATCAGCTTATAAGAAAAGGGCGTGAAAAGCAGCTCAAGCGTAAGAAGACTCCTGCGCTTCAGGCCTGCCCCCAGCGCCGTGGCGTTTGTACTCGTGTGTACACAACTACCCCTAAGAAGCCTAACTCCGCACTGCGTAAGGTCGCTCGTGTGCGTCTGACTAATGCCATCGAAGTTACTGCATACATCGGTGGTGAAGGTCATAATCTTCAGGAACACTCCGTGGTACTTATCCGTGGTGGTCGTGTAAAAGACTTACCTGGTGTACGTTACCACATTGTTCGCGGCTCTCTTGACACCGCAGGTGTTGCTGATCGTCGTCAGGGTCGTTCCAAGTACGGCGCAAAGCGTCCTAAATAG
- the rpoC gene encoding DNA-directed RNA polymerase subunit beta', which produces MSLDELFTMRRTSGAGLAGRGLKGIQISIASPEKIREWSFGEVKKPETINYRTFKPERDGLFCAKIFGPVKDYECNCGKYKRMKHRGIVCEKCGVEVIASKVRRERMGHIELAAPVAHIWFLKTLPSKIGTLLDITMADLEKVLYFDSYIVLNPGETPLKQYQIISEDQYFQVIDHYGEEAIEVGMGAETIKGLLAQIDMPALRHELREESLTTRSQTKKKKLTKRLKIVEAFLESGNDCQWMIMDVVPVIPPELRPLVPLDGGRFATSDLNDLYRRVINRNNRLKRLIELGAPDIIIRNEKRMLQESVDALFDNGRRGRAITGTNGRPLKSLSDMIKGKQGRFRQNLLGKRVDYSGRSVIVVGPKLKLHQCGLPKKMALELFKPFIYAELERREIATTIKSAKKMVEREDLVVWDILDDVVREYPIMLNRAPTLHRLGIQSFEPTLVEGKAIQLHPLVCSAYNADFDGDQMAVHVPLSVEAQIECRVLMMSSNNILSPANGQPIINPSQDIVLGLYYLTVERSFSKGEGMVFTAPWEVIAALDAKVVSMHARVKVRVEGQLVETTPGRILVGELLPEGMGYEYANVVMTKKNIAKLVSSAYRTAGSKATVILCDRLKDLGYEHATRAAVTIGVKDLTIPAAKAGLLDAAYAEVENIESQYREGIITRTEKYNKVVDVWTKVTNDVSTEMTNEMSTDVMVDPKTGKQVTNSSFNPVFMMAHSGARGNQDQMRQLAGMRGLMAKPSGEIIETPITSSFREGLSVLQYFISTHGARKGLADTALKTANSGYLTRRLVDVVQDVTIAEHDCRTVDGLELTHYIKGGEIKERLAEKVLGRVTIYDVVKEDTGEILVPADSLIDEAAAKIIDENGINSMTVRSPLTCRSKHGICAMCYGRDLARGHVVNVGETVGIIAAQSIGEPGTQLTMRTFHIGGTASREIQQSSFEAQHNGSVVLNRMRSVRNADGHQMVLGKSCQIGIVDEQGREREKYVLPLGAKLFVEEGQQITQGTMLAEWDPLAEPFITEVTGTVKFTDLVEGKTYQERVDEATGQTTFTIQEYRTTNFKPSLSICDEEGEPLTRPGSTLKAIYPLPVGAILMVRDGNIVNAGDIIARKLRETSKTKDIVGGLPRVAELFEVRKPKELGIISEIDGVVSYGPESKGKRKIVVTPEIGETKEYLVPKGRHITAQEGDFVEAGDLMTEGLPELHDILKVKGEKYLARFLVEEIQDVYRFQGVGINDKHIEVIVRQMLKKVSIVDPGETHFLVGEQVDKQRFMETNQDAVANGLKPATAQTHVLGITQASLSTASFISAASFQETTKVLTESSLCGKKDYLRGLKENVIVGRLIPAGTGFRKYARTDIVVPDQPERADKFLEELEDEPLLVNER; this is translated from the coding sequence ATGAGTCTGGACGAACTGTTCACTATGCGTAGAACATCCGGTGCAGGCCTCGCTGGACGCGGCCTCAAAGGTATTCAGATTTCCATTGCTTCTCCCGAGAAGATCCGAGAGTGGTCTTTCGGTGAAGTCAAGAAGCCCGAGACCATCAACTACAGGACTTTCAAGCCGGAAAGAGATGGTCTTTTCTGCGCTAAAATTTTCGGACCCGTAAAAGACTACGAGTGTAACTGCGGTAAGTACAAGCGCATGAAACACCGCGGCATCGTATGTGAAAAATGCGGTGTTGAAGTTATCGCTTCCAAAGTCAGACGTGAACGCATGGGCCACATTGAGCTTGCCGCTCCTGTCGCCCATATCTGGTTTTTGAAGACACTGCCTTCCAAGATTGGTACCTTGCTGGATATCACCATGGCCGATCTTGAAAAGGTTCTGTACTTCGATTCCTACATTGTACTGAATCCGGGTGAAACTCCTCTCAAGCAGTATCAGATTATTTCCGAGGACCAGTATTTTCAGGTTATCGACCACTACGGTGAAGAAGCCATTGAAGTCGGCATGGGTGCTGAGACCATCAAAGGTCTGCTGGCTCAGATTGATATGCCTGCACTTCGCCATGAGCTCCGCGAAGAATCCCTGACTACACGTTCCCAGACCAAAAAGAAAAAGCTGACCAAACGTCTTAAGATCGTCGAAGCTTTTCTTGAATCCGGTAACGATTGTCAGTGGATGATCATGGATGTTGTGCCGGTTATTCCGCCCGAACTTCGTCCTCTGGTTCCTCTTGATGGCGGCCGTTTTGCAACATCAGATCTTAACGATCTTTACCGCCGCGTTATTAACAGGAACAACCGTTTGAAGCGACTCATTGAACTCGGTGCTCCGGATATTATCATCCGCAACGAGAAGCGTATGCTGCAGGAGTCCGTCGACGCATTGTTCGACAATGGACGTCGTGGCCGCGCAATCACCGGTACCAATGGTCGTCCCTTGAAATCTCTTTCAGACATGATCAAGGGTAAACAGGGCCGCTTCCGTCAGAACCTGCTTGGTAAGCGTGTTGACTACTCAGGCCGTTCCGTAATTGTCGTTGGTCCGAAGCTGAAACTGCACCAGTGCGGTCTTCCCAAGAAGATGGCTCTGGAACTGTTTAAGCCCTTTATTTACGCTGAACTTGAGCGCAGGGAGATCGCTACAACCATCAAGAGCGCTAAAAAGATGGTTGAGCGTGAAGACCTTGTTGTCTGGGATATCCTCGACGATGTTGTTCGCGAATACCCCATTATGCTCAACCGTGCTCCGACCCTTCACCGTCTTGGTATCCAGTCTTTCGAGCCGACTCTGGTAGAAGGTAAGGCTATTCAGTTGCATCCGCTGGTATGTTCTGCATACAACGCTGACTTTGACGGTGACCAGATGGCTGTTCACGTTCCTCTTTCTGTGGAAGCGCAGATTGAGTGTCGTGTTCTGATGATGTCTTCAAACAACATCCTGTCGCCTGCTAACGGGCAGCCGATCATCAACCCCTCTCAGGATATTGTTCTCGGTCTGTACTATCTGACTGTTGAGCGTTCTTTCTCCAAAGGGGAAGGCATGGTTTTCACGGCACCGTGGGAAGTTATTGCCGCTTTGGATGCAAAAGTTGTCAGCATGCACGCTCGCGTTAAGGTTCGTGTCGAAGGCCAGCTCGTGGAAACAACTCCCGGACGTATCCTTGTAGGTGAATTGCTCCCCGAAGGAATGGGCTACGAGTACGCCAACGTGGTCATGACCAAGAAAAACATTGCCAAGCTGGTTTCCAGTGCCTACCGCACCGCAGGCAGCAAAGCGACTGTCATTCTTTGTGACCGCCTCAAGGACCTTGGTTACGAGCACGCAACCCGCGCTGCAGTGACCATCGGCGTTAAAGACTTAACCATTCCTGCTGCGAAAGCGGGCCTGCTTGACGCAGCTTACGCCGAAGTTGAAAACATTGAATCCCAGTACCGCGAAGGTATCATCACCCGTACTGAGAAGTACAACAAAGTTGTCGACGTTTGGACCAAAGTAACCAACGACGTATCAACTGAGATGACCAACGAAATGTCCACCGATGTCATGGTTGATCCCAAGACAGGTAAGCAGGTAACAAACTCTTCCTTCAACCCGGTCTTCATGATGGCACATTCCGGTGCTCGTGGTAACCAGGACCAGATGCGTCAGCTTGCAGGTATGCGTGGTCTGATGGCGAAACCTTCCGGTGAAATTATCGAAACTCCGATTACTTCATCCTTCCGTGAAGGTCTCTCCGTTCTCCAGTACTTTATTTCTACTCACGGTGCTCGTAAAGGTCTCGCCGATACCGCGCTGAAAACAGCGAACTCCGGTTATCTTACCCGTCGTCTCGTTGACGTAGTTCAGGACGTGACAATTGCTGAACACGACTGCCGCACAGTCGATGGACTTGAGTTGACCCACTACATCAAGGGTGGCGAAATCAAGGAAAGACTGGCGGAAAAAGTTCTCGGCCGCGTGACAATTTACGACGTTGTCAAGGAAGATACCGGTGAGATCCTTGTCCCTGCCGATTCTCTTATTGATGAAGCAGCAGCCAAGATCATTGATGAAAACGGTATCAACTCCATGACTGTGCGTTCTCCTTTGACCTGCCGTTCGAAGCACGGTATATGCGCCATGTGTTATGGGCGTGACCTTGCGAGAGGGCATGTTGTAAACGTAGGTGAAACCGTAGGTATCATCGCAGCGCAGTCCATTGGTGAGCCTGGAACACAGCTGACAATGCGTACCTTCCACATCGGTGGTACAGCAAGCCGTGAAATTCAGCAGTCATCTTTTGAAGCACAGCATAACGGTTCTGTTGTTCTGAACCGTATGCGCTCCGTCCGCAACGCCGACGGCCATCAGATGGTCCTTGGTAAGAGTTGCCAGATAGGTATCGTGGACGAGCAGGGCAGGGAGCGTGAAAAATACGTTCTCCCGCTTGGTGCAAAACTTTTTGTTGAAGAAGGGCAGCAGATCACACAGGGAACCATGCTGGCCGAGTGGGATCCGCTTGCAGAACCCTTCATCACAGAAGTAACCGGTACGGTTAAGTTTACCGACCTCGTTGAAGGTAAAACTTATCAGGAGCGTGTTGACGAAGCCACAGGGCAGACTACCTTCACAATCCAGGAATATCGTACCACCAACTTTAAACCGTCACTCTCCATCTGCGACGAAGAAGGTGAACCCCTGACTCGTCCAGGATCCACCTTGAAAGCGATTTATCCGCTTCCGGTCGGTGCGATTTTGATGGTTAGGGATGGTAATATCGTCAATGCTGGTGATATTATCGCCCGTAAGCTTCGTGAAACTTCAAAGACCAAAGACATTGTTGGTGGTCTTCCCCGAGTTGCGGAGCTGTTTGAAGTGCGTAAACCAAAGGAACTTGGAATCATTTCGGAGATTGATGGTGTGGTCTCCTATGGACCTGAATCCAAAGGCAAGCGCAAAATTGTTGTTACCCCTGAAATTGGTGAAACCAAAGAATATCTTGTGCCTAAAGGCCGTCATATCACAGCTCAGGAAGGCGACTTCGTAGAAGCCGGTGACCTGATGACTGAAGGCCTGCCTGAACTGCACGACATCCTGAAAGTTAAGGGTGAGAAATATCTCGCACGCTTTCTGGTTGAAGAAATTCAGGATGTTTACCGTTTCCAGGGTGTTGGAATTAACGATAAGCACATCGAAGTTATTGTCCGCCAGATGCTCAAGAAGGTCAGCATCGTTGATCCCGGTGAGACCCATTTTCTTGTGGGCGAACAGGTGGACAAGCAGCGCTTCATGGAAACCAACCAGGACGCTGTCGCCAACGGACTTAAGCCTGCTACCGCACAGACACATGTTCTCGGTATCACTCAGGCTTCTCTTTCAACCGCTTCTTTCATATCAGCTGCTTCTTTCCAGGAGACTACCAAGGTTCTTACCGAGTCATCCTTGTGCGGCAAGAAAGACTATCTGCGCGGCCTGAAAGAAAACGTCATTGTTGGTCGACTCATTCCGGCCGGGACCGGTTTCCGCAAGTATGCACGTACTGACATTGTCGTTCCAGACCAGCCTGAACGTGCTGATAAGTTCCTTGAAGAACTTGAAGATGAGCCGTTGCTCGTTAACGAAAGATAG